TCATCGCGTCGAGGGCCCGCGCCGTCTCGGGCGAGAAGTGCTGCTCCAGGGCCGCCCGGCTCTTGCCCATCCATTCCTGCATCACGCTGCGCAGGGCGGGCACCCGGGCGGCATAGGCGTAGAGCTCGTAGCTCAGGAGCAGGTTGCGGGGCGTCGCCCAATCATCGTCGACGACGAGGTCCACCACCGCCTCGCAGGCCTCGGCGCGGGTCACCGCCGCGGCCAGCCGCTCGGTGAACCGGGCCGACACCGTGTCGGCGAGCAGGGTGAAGGCCTCGGTCAGGAGGTCGTCGAGGCCCGCGAAATGGTAGGTCATCGAGCCGAGCGGCACGTCGGCGGCGGCGGCGATCCGCCGGTGGGTCGTGCCGGCGACACCGTGCTCGGCGATCGTGTCGAGGGCCGCCCGGAGGATGCGGGTGCGGCGGTCCGGATCGTAGCGGCGGGTCACGGCGGGCAGGCTCGTCTGGGGGGCGGGTTGGCTTTCGGCCAGGGTGTGTACATATGTACGTATCGCGATCGAAGGCCAGCCGACAGCGAGGAACCATGACGGGCCAGAAGCAAAAAATGCTCGCCGGCGAGCTCTACATCGCCGACGATCCGGAGCTGATCGCCGACAACCGGCGCATCTCGGCGTGGATGGACCGCTACAACGCCGGCAACAGCTTGAGCCAGCCGGAGCGGCAGGCGCTGATGGCGGAGGCCTTCGCGCAGGTGGGTGAGGGCTGCAACATCCGGCCGCCGTTCTGGTGCGATTACGGCTACAACATCAGCCTCGGCCGCGGCGTCTTCCTCAACTTCAACTGCTGCATCCTCGACGTGGTGCAGGTGACGATCGGCGACATGACGCAGATCGGGCCGGGCGTGCAGATCCTCACCGCCGACCACCCGCGCGATCCGGCCGAGCGGCGGCAGATGCTGGAATTCGGCCGGCCGGTCGTGATCGGGGCCAATGTCTGGATCGGCGGCGGGGCGATGATCCTGCCGGGGGTGACGATCGGCGACGATGCGATCATCGGGGCGGGCAGCGTGGTGACCCGGGACGTGCCGGCGGGGGGTGTGGCGGTGGGGAATCCGGCGCGGGTGCGTGGGGCACAGGAGGAAAGGCCTGCTCGGCCATTCGACGGGTTATCCCACCCTCTCACCTCGTCCTGAGGTGCCGCGGAGCGGCCTCGAAGGACGGCTCCGGAAGTCTCTGCGATCCCTGGAGCCCTCCTTCGAGGTCAGTCGATCTTCGATCGACTGACGCCTCAGGATGAGGTCGAGGATAGGATGCTGCGTCAGTCGCGCAACCCATCACCCCTCCGGCCGCCGCACCACCAGCAGGTTGGCCACCAGCACCTGCACCGGCTCGCCATGCTGGTTCAGCGTGGTGGTGCGCACCTTCGCGAGGCCCTGGCTCGGCCGGGAGCGGGAGGGACGCAGCTCGATCACCTCGCTCGTGAGCCGGATCGTGTCGCCGGGTCGCAGGGGCTTGGGCCAGCGCAGCTCGTCCATGCCCGCCCCGATGATCCCGCCGGCCAGCCGCAACTCGCTGCCGACGAGAAGCTGCATGGTGAGCGCGGCGGTGTGCCAGCCGCTCGCCGCGAGGCCGCCGAAGAAGGTCGATGCGGCCTGCCCGGCATCGAGGTGGAAGGGCTGCGGGTCGAACTCGGTCGCGAAGCGGACGATGTCGGCCTCGGTCACCGTCGCCGCGCCCGAGCCGTAGACCTGGCCCGGCGCCAGATCCTCGAGATACAGGTCCCGCGTCATCGCCGATTCCCCATCGCCTATTCCCCTCCCGCTGCCACGAGGGCCGGCACCGCCGCCCGCTCCCCGCGAAACCACACCCCGGCGGCGACCGCGCCGGCATTGACGAGCCCGAGCGCGGCAAGACCGAGGCCGAGCGCCAGGAAGACCCCGTCGAGACCGAGGCCGAGCCGGAGCGCCAGGACACCGCCGCCGATCGAGACCGCCATGCGGGCGATCCCCGCCACCAGCGGCCATCCGACCCGGCCGGCCCCTTGCGAGGCGAAGTAGAGGGCGAGCCCGATTCCGGCGAATCCGTAGAACGGGCCGACGAGGTGGAGATAGCGGCTGCCGACGGTGAGCATCTGCGGATCGTGGCCGAAAATCCTGAGGAACGGCAGCGGCCAGAGGGCGGCGGCAAGCCCGATCGCCTCCGTCAGCCCGCCCGCGATCGCCGCGCCGGTCCAGGCCACCCGCAGGGCACGGGCCCGGTCGCCGGCGCCGATGCAGGTGCCGACCATCGCGCCGATCGGCGCGCCGAGGCCGAAGACGAGGGGCACCAGCAGGTATTCGAGCCGCGCTCCCGTGCCGTAGCCCGCCACCGCCGCCGGGCCGGCCTCCCCGGCGAAGGCGGTGGCGACGGCGATGGTGATGTTGGTGGTGGCGCTGACGATCGACGAGACGGCCCCGATCCGCAGGATGTCGCGCAACGGTGCCCAGGCGAGGCGAGGCGGGCGGGAGCCGGGCCGCAACAGGCCGCGTCCGGCCCAGAGATGATGGGCGAACACCGCCGTGCCGGCGGCGTAGTAGGCCAGCACCGCGACGCCGCCGCCGACGATGCCGAGACCGGGAATCGGCCCGAATCCGTAGATCAGGGCCGGCGAGAGCGGTACCAGCACGGCGGCGCCGACGCTGATGACGAGCGCCGGCAGCGTCATGTTGCCGGTGCCGCGGATCACGGCGGCGAGCGCGTTGAACAGCCAGACCAGCGCCGCACCGCAGAACACCACGCCGCCATAGGTCGTGGCCGCCTGGAGCGAGGCGCCCTCGCCCCCCATCGCCCGGTAGAGCGCCGGCCCGAAGGCGAGTTCGAGCCCGGTGGTGAGCAGGCCGAGGATGAGGCCGATGGCGGCGGCGTACCACGGCAGCCGGTCGGCCTCCGCGCGCCGGCCGGCCCCGAGGCTGCGGGCCACCGCCGACAGGATGCCGCCGCCCATGGCGCCGGCCGAGATCATCTGCACCAGCATCAGCACGGGAAAGACCAGCGCCATGCCGGCGAGGGCATCGGTGCCGAGCCCTGCGACGAAGGCGGTTTCGATCAGCCCGACCAGGGCCTGGACCAGCATGACGACGACGTTCGGCACGGCGAGGCGCAGGAGCGTCGGGCCGATCGGGGCATGGAGCAGGCGGTGGGTGCGCGCATCCATCGGGCAGCGCTCCTCGCGAGTCAGAGTGGCCGGCGGGTCCGGCACGGGGCTATTAGTGGCATATGCCAGTTTTTCGTCAAGGCGGAGTGCGGAGCCGGGACGAGTCAGCGAACACGCAGATGGGAGAAATTGACGGCCTGCCGGCCGGCGCTCACGCTCGCCACATAGAGATCGAGGTCGTCGGTCAGCAGGACCGACGTTTCGTACTGCACCTCGAGAAGAGCCGCGTCGGTCAGCCCGAGGAGGCGAAACTCAGGTCGACGCGCGGCCGCACCACTCGCGACTGTCGTCTCGATGCAATCGAAAACAAAATTCTGCAAGACTGCACAGATGCGGCTGCGACCCGGCTCGGCGAATTGACGGACGAGGTTGGAGGTCTCGGCGAGGACGTGTGGAATGGTCACGACAGACGGTGTTCCAGCCAGGGTATCTTGCAGCAACAAGAAATCCTCAACCGTGTAGGTTTGCGTCCGCTTATGTCGCAGGATGTAATCCTGCGACGCCAAACCGACGATCAGCAGCACCATGAGGTTGGTATCGAGAATGGTGAGCGCAGCCTTCAATGGGCAGGCTCGCGAATCTCCGAAGAGAGCACATCCCCGGTCCGATCATCGATCGTCACGACCTTGTAGGTTCGACCCAGAACGCGATCCCGCACCGAGGCACCGGACCCGACCCATGGCTCGTCCCACGGACGCGAGAAGCCGATCGTGATGCGCCAGGCATCGTCCGTCTTCCTGACTTCTTCCAAGCCGACGTGGCGCAGATCCTCGTCGGCATGGACGTCTGCGATCCAGCGCTTCGCGGTTGCGATGGCTTCTCTTGCGTCCATGGTCCTTCCCGTCTCAGCATCTCCGATCGAATGACGCGGCGCACTCGAATGCGGCTCATGTCCAGGCAGCATCCATATTGGTGCGCCATGCAGGGCGCGTACAGGCGGCGAAGGCAGGCCCAGTCAAGTTTCTTCGGTTCGCCGTGGCCCTACGACGCCACCCCCAACGCCGCCAGCCGCTCCGCCTCGTAGGACGCGAGGTCGAAATCGTCCTCCGGCACCCGCGGCAGGAAACGCTCGACCTGTTCGCACAGCACGATGTCGGGCAGGATGCGCTCGACATAGCCCCAGTCGATGTTCGACGACCAGATGAAGTGGACCTCGCGGAAGGTCTCGGCCAGCATCGCGGTCAATCCGTTGGGGGCGAAGTTGGCGCAGGAATCGCCGAACAGCACCAGGATGCGCGGATCGGCGTCGGGGGAACGGTTGCGGTAGACCGCATGGGCGCCGCTATGCAGCTCGCCGAGGCGGCCGGCGGCCGTGTAGGCGTCGATCAGGCGGCCGCCCCCGACCCGCTCGGCATCGCGGAAGAGCTGGTAGTTGCGCACGGTCTCGAGGGGCGGCGCGTCGAGCTTGTTGCCGATGTCGAGCACGGCCTCGAATTCGTGGAACGGCCGGTCCAGGAAATCGGTGCGCGGGCTCGCCCCGCAGGCCCGGCAGACCAGCCGGTAGGCGAGCAGGCAGCCGTGGATGTTCCAGTGCGTGTCGGTGCGGTAATGCAGGTCGCGCTCGTTGCGCCGCGCGCGCATCGGCCCGAGGAGGTCGATCCAGGCCCGGCGCCCCGGCCAGGACCAGCGCATCAGGGTGCCGAGGCGGCGGGACGGCGCGAGGCGCGGGTCGAGGGTCAGGCCGTCGAAGCGGTCCTCGTAGACGCTGAGCTTCTCGGGCACCACGAGGTGCAGGTAGCGGGCGCCGAAGCTCTGGCCGCGCCGGATGCGCCGCAGGATCTGCCGGCGCCACTGGCGCAGGACCCGGTCCATCGGGCGGATCCGCCGGTACTGGTCCGCGACCTCGTTGGTGCCCCCGGTGAGGAAGAGCCAGCCGTCCTTGCCCGCGTGATACATCCGGTCCCCTGCCCGCAATCCGGCCGCGTCTCGGGCGGGAGGGGTCCCGCGCGGGCGATCGGCTGCCCGGGGGGTCTGCTACCGCAGGATGGAAAAAGAAAGGTGGCCGGAACGGACGGCCGGGCCGGATTGCCGGGATTCGCGTCAGCGCTCGCGGACCTTGGCGCCGTAGCGGCGGCGCCACTCGGCCAGGATGCGGGGCCGGTTGCGGGCCATCCAGTCGAGGTCGTTGCGGATCATCCGCGCCTCGGCATGGGGCGGGTAGTGCGGGCCCGGACTGGAGACGCCCGGATAGGCCACGATGGCGAAGCTGCGGGCATAGAGCGCGTTGGCCTCCCGGCTCGCCGCCCAGTCCGCCACCCGCCGGGCGAGCGCGAGGTGGGGCCGTCCGGCGACGACCGCGAAGGCTTCCGCCTCCCAGCCGGTGCCGTCGACCGGGACCACGATGTCGATGGGCGCGCCCGCCGCCTTCTCGGCGGCGGCCCGCATGTCGAAGGAGAGGCCCAGGGCGACGGCGCCGGAGGCGGCCTCCCGGCACGGGGCCGAGCCGCTCGACAGGTAGGCGGCGACGTTCCGGTCGAGCGCATCCATGTAGGCCCAGCCCGCATCCTCCCCGAGGGTCTGCAGCCAGCCCGCGACGAGGAGATAGCCGGTGCCGGAGGCCGCCGGGTTCGGCATGACGATCCGCCCCTCGAAGGCGGGGCCGAGGAGGTCGCGCCAGAAGCTCGGGCGGGTGATCCGGTGCCGGGCCGCGACCTCGACGTTGAAGCAGATCACCCCCAGATAGGCGTCCATCCCGGTCCAGCTGTAGGGCGGGGTCGGATCGCGGAAGAACGGCCGCAACGCCTCGACGCCGGCGGGGCGGTAGGGATCGAGGAGGTGGGCCGCCTCGAATTGCAGCAGGCTGGTGGCGGCGATCCCGATGAGGAGGTCGGCCTGCGGCGCGTCCCGCTCGGCGAGCATGCGGTCGGTGACGATGCCGGTCGACGCCCGCAGCCAGGCGATCTCGACCTCCGGCACCGCCGCCTCGATCGCCCGCCGGATCGGGTCGAGCTGCTCGATCTCGAGGGCCGTGTAGGCGACGAGCCGGGTGCGCTCCGCCCCGGCGGCGGGTGCGAGGCAGGCGGCGACCCCCGAGACGGCGAGGGCGAGCGAGGCCCGGAGCCGCCGGACGGCCGCGCCGCATCCCCTCCTCCCGCCCGCCGATGCCGCCCCCCGCATCCCGTCCCCTCCGCTTCGCCAAAGCCGCTTCGCCAGGACCGCTTGGCCACGACCACTTGGCCACGACCGCTTCGCCACGACCGCTTCGCCACCGGCCGCGATCGCCCGCCTCGATGCAGGCTCCGTCCGGAATAGGGATTCCCGGCGACGATGCCGTGACGCGCCGCACGACGCCTCCGGCGGCCCTCGCGCACGGGGAGCCGGCGGCGTGTTGCGGCGCGGATTCTCCATGCAACTCTTACGGCGACTGCGAACCGTGCGATAGGTCGTTGATATTGCCAGTTATTCCGTGCCGGGAGGGTACCCAGCCGCCCCCGACTTGCTCTAGGATGATTGCCGCACGGATCGTTTCCAGAGACGCCACGGTATGACCCACCCGACTCCGCCAGTCGCCCTGATCGCGGATGACGACGACTTCTTCCGCCTCGCCGTGGTGGCGATCCTGACCCGCAGCTTCGGCTTTTCCGAGGTCGTCGAGACCGGTTCCCTCGACGCCGCCCTCGACCAGCTCTCGACCCGCCGGGGCGCCGTGACCCTGGCGCTGTTCGACCTGGCGATGCCCGGCATGGAGGGCCCCGGCAGCCTGAGCGCGGTGCGCGAGTGCTTCCCGGCGGTGAAGGTGGCGGTGGTCTCGGCCTCCACCGAGCGCAACAAGATCCTCACCGCCCTCGAGGTCGGGGTCCACGGCTACATCCCCAAGGGGATCGGCTCGTCCGAGCTGACCCGGGCGGTGGGCATGGTCCTCGAGGGCCAGATCTTCGTGCCGGCCTCCCTGGCGGTGCTCGACGGGGCGGGCCCGCGCCCGGCGCTCGAGGCACGGGGCCCCGCCTTCGACGGACGACCGGACGGACGGTTCGAGGGACGGCAGGACGGGCGCCAGCTCCGCATTCCCGACCTGACGCCGCGCCAGCGCGACGTGCTCGCCCTCCTGGTCGAAGGCCGGTCGAACAAAGAGATCGCCCGGCGGCTCCAGCTCGGCGAAGGCACCGTCAAGGTCCACATGGCGGCGCTGCTACGCAGCCTCGGGGTGCAGAACCGGGCCGCGGCGGCGGTGGTCGGCGCACGTCTGCTGGCGGATTGATCCCGGCCGGCCCGCACGCCATGCCGATCCGGAAAAGACCTGCGGGCCGGAGCTTTGCAACACTATATCATCGGCGGTGCTGCGATTTGGGCGCATTGACCTTTCGTCGAATGCTCGCTCTTGACCTCCCGAATCGGCGCTGCCCCGGCCTCGACCTCCCCCAATAGCGCCGGCGCTCTTCGCCGATACTGCCCTTGGGTTAGCTTCTTAGAATGGTTTTGATCTTGACACTGGAGCGTGCTTTTGTATGCCTTCACCATGTGTTGGGGAGGCGACGACAACTGATCGCTTCGCCGGCAGGTTGTGCGAACGCGGCGTGATGGCGTGCACCCGCGCGACGGAACGCGACGGGAACGAGTGATGGATCGGGAAGCGATTGGAACGGAGACCATCAGCGCGACCCTGGACGCTCTGCTCAACCTGCCGCCCTTGAAGAAGTCGCCCCAGCTCTCCGCCTTCCTGGCCTATGTCGTGCGCGAGAGCCTGGCGGGACGCGGCAGCCTGCTCAAGTCCTACACCATCGCGACCGATGCCCTCGGCCGCTCGAGCAGCTTCGATCCGGCGACGGATGCGATCGTGCGGGTCGAGGCCCGGCGCCTGCGCCAGGTGTTGCAGCAGATCTATGCCGATGCCGCCTGCCCGCTCGAGGTGCGCATCGACCTGCCGCTGGGCCGCTACGAGCCGAGCTTCCGGCAGGTCGCCCCGGCCCAGGGATCGCCCGTGCCGGCCAGTCGGCAGGAGGCGGAGGACGGCAGGCAGGAGAGCGAGCAGCGCTACCGCGCCCTGGTGGAGGCGAGCGCGGCGGTGGAGTGGCGCTCGGGCCCGGACGGCAGCCTGATGCAGACCTTCGGCCTGAGCGCGCGCACCGGCCTGAGCGATGCCGAGCTGCAGGGTTTCGGCTGGCTCGACGCCCTGCACCCGGACGACCGCGCCGCGGTCGGGGCCCTGTGGCGGGCCTGCTGCCAGAGCGGCACGCCGCTGGACGCGACCTACCGGGTGCGCCACCGCAGCGGCCAGTACCGCTGGATGCTCGGCCGGGCGGTGCCGCTCGAGAGCGCCGAGGGCACGATTCGCGAATGGGTCGGCACCATGGCCGATATCGACGAGCAGGTCCGCGCCGCCGAGGCCCTGCGCACGAGCGAAGAGCGCTTGCGCCTCGCCATCGCGGCGGCCGGACTGATGACCTGGGACGTCGACGTGGCGACCCGGGAGGTCACCTGCTCGGAATTCGGCGCGAGCCTGATGGGCGCGACGAAGGGCCCGCTCGACGAGTTGTTCCTGGCGATGGTGCTGCCGGAGGATCTGCCGACCGTCCTCGCCAGCCTCGAACCCGCCCTGCGGGGCGAGGGCACCTACGACGCGCAGTACCGCATCGCCCACGAGGACGGCGTGCGCTGGATCTCGGCCCGCGGCAGCCTGATGACGTCCTCCGACGGCCGCACCCGGCTGATCGGGGTCGCCTGCGACATCTCCGGCCGCTACGCCGATGCACACCTCGCCGAGGAGCGGCGGCTGTCGGCCTGACCGCCGCCGCCAGTTCCTCGCTCCCACGCGCCGTCAGGCCGCGGCCTTGGCCGGGCGGGGCCCGCGGGGCGCGGCGGCCCGCTTGCGGGGCGGTTTCGAGGCCGAGTCCTTGGGGGCCGAGTCCTTGGGGGCAGAGTCCTTGGGGGCCGGGACCCTGGCCGCCGGCGCCGTGCCGCGCTCGCCCCCGTGCCACCAGCCCTGCCAGCTCCAGCCGCCCGGACCGGTCACGGCGTAGAGCACGAAGCCCGCGGCGAGGCCGAGCTGGGCGAGAAAGAGTTCCTGCTCGACCCGGGCGACGGCGCCGGAGAACTCCCAGAACCGGTGCAGCAGCAAGCCCGCCACCACCGCGTGGAGCGCGAGGCCGAGGCCGACGAGGCGCGGCAGCAGCCCGAGCGCGAGGAGGAGCGGGCCGAAGATCCCGATCACCACCGAGGCCGTCGCGACGGCGTTCGGGTAGGGCATCCCGGTCGCCGCCAGCGTCAAGGCGAAGCCCGAGGGGTTGAGCGCCCGCCCGATCGCCGCCGGCAGCAGGGCGGAGGCGAGCAGGAGCCGCCCGGCGAGCAGGATTCCGTCGTTGCGCGCAGCCATCCCGAGCCCCTCGTCGAATGGGCGGACGGTGGCGCGGGACCGGTTAAGGGGGTTCTACCGGACCCCGCACCTCCGCGGATTTCGCCGAAGTGGTTACCGGTTCGGCGCCGAAAATCTGCGACACGGCAAGAGCCTGAACGGGCGAAGCGTCGGCCTGCCGACGCCAGTCCGCTCAGAACAGCCGGCCGCGCTCGGTCCACAGCACGGTGGCGAGGGACAGCCCGCTCAGGGCGCAATAGCCGAGCGCCAGCGGCGTCACGGTCCCGTCGAAGGACTGGCCGACGAGGAGGCCGCAGAAGGCCGCCAGCAGCGTGGTGTAGAAGCCGATGAACGACGAGGCGGTCCCGGCGATCGCCGCGAGCGGCTCCATCGCCAGGGCGTTGAAGTTCGGCATCGCGAAGCTCATCAGGAACTGGCACGCCGCCAGGGTGACGATCAGCAGCCAGAGCGGCGGCGTCCCGGCGAAGGCCAGGACCAGCGCGAGTTGCAGGCAGGCGGCGAGGAACAGCCCGAGCGTGCCGCCATGGGCCAGCCGCCGCATGCCGAGGCGGCGCACGAGGCGGGCATTGATCAGCGTCGCGACACCCATCGCCCCGGCGATCAGCGCGAAGGCGACCGGGAACAGGGGCCCGAGATGGTAGAGGCCGGTATCGAAGACGGCCTGCGCCGAGCCGACATAGCCCATGATGCAACCGGTGGTGAGGCCGAGCGCGGTGGCGTAGCCGAGGGAAGCCCGGGTCCGCACCGTGACGGCGATGCCCGATCCGATCGCCCGGGCCGAGACCGGCCGGCGGAAGGCCGGATGCAGGGTCTCGGGCAGGCGCGTGCCGAACCACGCCAGGGTGACGAGCGCCAGCGCCAGCATCAGGCCGAAGATCATCCGCCAGCTGCCGGCGAACAGGACGAGGCTGCCGAGCGAGGGGGCAAGAATCGGCACGATGAGGAAGACCATCATGCAGAACGACATCACCCGGGCCATGTCGCGGCCCTCGTAGCGGTCGCGCACGATCGCCACCGCGAGGACGCGGCCCGCCGCTCCCCCGACGCCCTGGATCGCGCGGGCCAGCAGCAGCACCTCGAAGCTCGGCGCCAGCATGGCGAGCACGCTGCCGGCGAGGTAGATGCCGATGCCGGCGATCAGGGCCGGGCGCCGCCCGGTCCCGTCCGAGACCGGGCCGTAGACGAGCTGGGCGGTCCCGAAGCCCAGCATGTAGACGTAGACCAGGAGCTGCAGCCGGTTGGGGTCCTGGATCGCGAAGTCGCGCTGGATCGCCGGGAAGGCCGGCAGGAAGCTGTCGATGGTGACCGCGGTCAGGCCCATCATCAGGGCCATCAGGGCGACGAACTCGACGAAGCCGGGCCCGGCCCAGCCGGATTCGGGCCGGATCATCTCAGGCTTGGTCGCCCCGCCGCTCGCGCTGCTCGCCATGGTCATCCCGAGGGGCCGGCTCTCGCGGGAAGGCGGCCGGCAACGGCGCCGAGGAGTGACGCAGGCCCGCCGCACCCGCAAGGCGCGCGGGGGCATGGCAGCGATGCGGCACTCCTCCGCCAGCGGAGGCGCGGCATTCGCGTCCGCGAAACCATGCGGCGCGACTTTCCGGCGGGACGGCCGGAAGTGGCGGGCCCCTCCCCTTTCGAGTCGCTTGATCGGCGTGGCAAACTCCGCAACCTGATCCGGCCTCGCGCGCGGCGGCCTGCCCGGTCTCCCGAGATCCGCACGGCCATCAGCCGCGAAGCCCCTGTTTTTCGAGCCGTCCCCCTCGGCCGTTCCCGGCCCGGAGCCCGACCATGTCCGATGCTGGCGACCTGATCCACCCGGTGATCCTGTGCGGCGGATCGGGGACGCGGCTATGGCCGGCCTCCCGGGAGAGCTTCCCCAAGCAATTCATCCCGCTCGCCGAGCCCGGGCGCTCGTCGTTCCAGGCCACCGCCGCGCGGCTCTCCGACCCCGCCACCTTCGCCCGCCCGGCGGTCATCACCGCCAACGACGCCCGCTTCCTCGTCGCCGAGCAGCTCGCGCAGGGCGGCGTCGCCGCCGACATCCTGCTCGAACCGTGCCGGCGCGATTCCGCCCCGGCGGTCGCCGTCGCGGCGCTCCACGCCGCCGCCCGCGATCCGCAAGGCCTGGTGCTGATCCTCGCCGCCGACCACGCGGTCGGGGACGACGCGGCCTTCGTCGCGGCCGCCCGGGCCGCCCGGGCCGGGGCGAGAGCCGGGCACATCATGACGCTCGGCATCGCGCCAACGCAGCCGGCCACCGCCTACGGCTACATCCAGCCGGGCGCCTCCCTCCCGGGCGAGGCCGGCGCGGACGGAGCGCGCGTCGTCGAGCGGTTCCTCGAGAAGCCGGACGCCGCCCGCGCCGCCGGCCTGATCGCCGAGGGCGCCCTGTGGAACGGCGGCTACTTCCTGTTCCGCGCCGACGTGATGCTGGACGAGCTCGCGGCCCACGCCCCGGCGGTGCTCGCGGCGGCGAAGGCGGCGTTCGAAACCGCCACCCGCGACCTCGACTTCGTGCGCCTCGGCGAGGAGGCGTTCGCCCGCGCGCCGCAGATCTCGATCGATTACGCGGTGATGGAGCGGACCGCCCGGGCCGGCGTGCTGCCGGTGAGCTTCCCGTGGTCGGATATCGGCACCTGGGGCGCCCTGTGGGAGGTCTCGCCCCGGGACGCCGACGGCAACGCGCTCCGCGGAAGGGTCGCGGTGCGGGACACCCGCAACAGCCTGGTCCACGCCTCGGGCGAGATCCTGACCACGGTGGTCGGCCTCGACGACGTGGTGGTGGTGACGACCGACGACGCGGTGCTGGTGACGCACCGGAATGCCGGGGCGGAGGTGAAGGGCCTGGTCGAGGCCCTGCGGCGTCGGGCTGAGCCGGAGGCGGATGCCCACCGGCTGATGTACCGGCCCTGGGGCTCCTACCAGCGCATCGACATCGGGTCGCGCTTCCAGGTGAAGCGGATCACCGTGAAGCCGGGCGGCCGGCTGTCGCTGCAGAAGCACCATCACCGCGCCGAGCACTGGGTGGTGGTGCGCGGCACCGCCGAGGTCACGGTCGACGGGGTCGTGCGCCTCGTGCACGAGAACGAGGCGGCCTACCTGCCGATCGGCTGCGTGCACCGGCTGGCCAATCCGGGCAAGATCCCGCTCGAGCTGATCGAGGTCCAGGTCGGCAGCTATACCGGCGAGGACGACATCATCCGCATCGAGGACGTCTATGGCCGCGAGGGCGGATGACGCCCGGCGGCGCGCCCGGTCGCGAGGGGCGGCGCATCGCCGCCTCGGCCCCGCCCGGACTGACGGATTAGTACGACAATACTGGTATCGAAGACGCGCCCGGATTTACCGTGTCGCAACGTT
This sequence is a window from Methylobacterium sp. SyP6R. Protein-coding genes within it:
- a CDS encoding multidrug effflux MFS transporter — protein: MASSASGGATKPEMIRPESGWAGPGFVEFVALMALMMGLTAVTIDSFLPAFPAIQRDFAIQDPNRLQLLVYVYMLGFGTAQLVYGPVSDGTGRRPALIAGIGIYLAGSVLAMLAPSFEVLLLARAIQGVGGAAGRVLAVAIVRDRYEGRDMARVMSFCMMVFLIVPILAPSLGSLVLFAGSWRMIFGLMLALALVTLAWFGTRLPETLHPAFRRPVSARAIGSGIAVTVRTRASLGYATALGLTTGCIMGYVGSAQAVFDTGLYHLGPLFPVAFALIAGAMGVATLINARLVRRLGMRRLAHGGTLGLFLAACLQLALVLAFAGTPPLWLLIVTLAACQFLMSFAMPNFNALAMEPLAAIAGTASSFIGFYTTLLAAFCGLLVGQSFDGTVTPLALGYCALSGLSLATVLWTERGRLF
- a CDS encoding mannose-1-phosphate guanylyltransferase/mannose-6-phosphate isomerase, whose amino-acid sequence is MSDAGDLIHPVILCGGSGTRLWPASRESFPKQFIPLAEPGRSSFQATAARLSDPATFARPAVITANDARFLVAEQLAQGGVAADILLEPCRRDSAPAVAVAALHAAARDPQGLVLILAADHAVGDDAAFVAAARAARAGARAGHIMTLGIAPTQPATAYGYIQPGASLPGEAGADGARVVERFLEKPDAARAAGLIAEGALWNGGYFLFRADVMLDELAAHAPAVLAAAKAAFETATRDLDFVRLGEEAFARAPQISIDYAVMERTARAGVLPVSFPWSDIGTWGALWEVSPRDADGNALRGRVAVRDTRNSLVHASGEILTTVVGLDDVVVVTTDDAVLVTHRNAGAEVKGLVEALRRRAEPEADAHRLMYRPWGSYQRIDIGSRFQVKRITVKPGGRLSLQKHHHRAEHWVVVRGTAEVTVDGVVRLVHENEAAYLPIGCVHRLANPGKIPLELIEVQVGSYTGEDDIIRIEDVYGREGG